Part of the Candoia aspera isolate rCanAsp1 chromosome 1, rCanAsp1.hap2, whole genome shotgun sequence genome, accgaacacgatgtccttttcaagcgatcggtctttcctgacgatgtgcccaaagtatgagagtctaagcctggttatcttcgcctctagggaacattctggttgtatttcttctaaaactgattagtttgttcttctggcagtccatggtattttcagtaaccttcgccagcaccacaattcaaatgcatcaattcttcttctgtcttccttttttaatgtccaactttcacaggcatatgtggcaactgagaagaccatggcatgagtcagacgcacctttgtttttaaactgacgtctttgcttctgaaaactttagatagctctttgatggcagattttcccagcacgatacGTCGTTTGATtgcttgattactacttcccttggcactgatcgttgatctgagtagcctgaaattgttgacgacttccatttcttctccatttattgtgacattgtttattggtccatttgtgagtatcttcatcttcttcacattcaggtggaGCAGCCCAAAATTCAATAGGTCAGAACTGATCACAGAATCTccatcccaggaaaaaaagctgTACTGGTTGAATTTCTTCAATCGTTGTTAAAGGCTACTGAATGCTTTGTGGTTCTACTAAATATTTTGTTCAGAGAGACAGAATTTTCTATAGTTACCTTTTATGCATTTTACACCATGATTTTAGCTCCTTTGAATATGCTGGTTGGAAGAGAAGACCACTTACACAATCAACCAAATGGCGGGTGACAATCTAAATGAAATTAGCACTAGCATAGCTGAGTGGCAAAAATCCAGACCGATTGCTACTTGGTAGCCCTAATGaagtgaaacaaaataaaagtttGACAGGATGGAAAATTTTGAGAAATATAAGGAGGCTAGATGGAAAGAAAGTTAGTAATTATATATAGTATGCACCACAaacatactacaggtagtcctcgcttaatgaccacaattgggactggaatttaggtcactaagcgatgagattattaagtgaatctgggcctgattttacaaccatttttgcagtggtcattaagcaaatcacatggtttcctattgattttgcttatcagaagccggctgggaaggtcaaaaatggcaatcacgtgaccacaggacactgcaactgtcataactGCGCAACAgtcaccaagtgcccaaatcacaatcacgtacTGCAGGGACTCTGAGagagtcataagtgtgaagaacAGTCATAATTcggttttttcagtgccatcgtaactctggacagttgctaaacgaatggtcgttaagtgaggactacttgtatatagGTGTGTTTCTGTTAATGGAAAGCAAGCATGTGTAGTGCTACTTGCTAAGATGTGCTATGGTCAAGTCTAGCACATTAATTGTGGTCTTCCCTTAAAGATAACCAGCTTCAGGGTGGGCCTTCAATAGTTGTGGcctccatttttacttttttgatgcatgtaaaaaggggcagggcttcgatcccatggttgcagctgccaccttgactcttttgaccccctccctaCAGATACCCCTGAAACTAATCCAACTGACCCGTGATCGGGTTATCGGGGTGATAAGATCGCAAAATTCCCTCTTACCTGCCTGAGTGCTGCTGTTGACGAACTCAGCCATTTGGCTAGTGAGGGGCTCTTTGGAGCTGGTAGGAGAAATCATGGTGATCAAACTGGTGTTGGAGTCATTTGTTTTTGGGGTGTTGCTGGTAGCCTCAGTGGGTTGAGGTATAGATGAGCTGGCTGCTTTTGAGGTGACATCTGCTATGCTCTGGGTTGTGTCTGAGACTGTACCAGCTGTTATAGTGCTAGCTGTTGATGCATCCAACAAACTGGTTGTGCTTATGTTATCTGAAGCAGAAAGGTTACCTGCAGAAAGACCGAACAATCAGACAATCAAAGGGTACCAGAATCAGTTTTATTACCCATTCTTACTCATTATGGTTTAATGGAGCCCCCAGCTTCAACTGCAGTCTATCTTCAATTATTAGCTATTGAAGgagacatcatttattccacctTTCTGACCTGCTGATGGGCTTTTTGGAACATTACCCTTGCCACTGTCAAAAACAGGGAATGGATGGGGAGATCTTTACCCTGTTTCAGGCTATGAATTTTACAGCACTTTTAAGCCACCTCAGTCAGCTCTGTGCAACTCACAGCAGTAAAACCGATCACACGCATCAAACACATCCTAAAAACGGTAACTGAAAACAGAGTCTCCAGGTACAACAAATAGTGCCATCAGAATATCAGTGTATGTTTCAAAGGTTCAGTGCCAGAAGTTAGCTTTCAtctctttaaatatatattaggTAGGCCCTTAGAAATATAAACTAATAGACTTTATCATGTGCAACTAAACAGAACAATGTTGCAACTAAATAGAACCTTCCTATGGAGAGGCAGTCTATCACCTTACTTGCAGACATGAGGACAAATAATAGTCCTCCTGTTGCTCTCCTTGGCTTGTGGGTTTCCTGGAAGCATTTACTGGTAGTCTTAGCTGCTAGCATCAGAATCCACTCAAATCCTCTTACATAACAACACAAATTATATTTGTGCctgaaacagcattttgaaggTATCTTATTTCCTTTCCCTGCAAAATGTGCTTATTGTACTGGTTCTAAAGTGATTCTCCGGGCAAACAGTATCTTGACGCGAAAACTTCAGGCCTGTTTTGCTGCTGGAAAAGGTGTATCCAGGGGAGGTTATGGGTCTGTGAACACTGCTTCTCAGTGGGTAGCATCTTCTACATCAGGATGTCACAAAAGGAGAGTCATGTTAGTCTAGGGTAGCAAAAAATTAggaggtagcaccttttctgacaaaAAGTCTTATTAAAAGGCTTAAGCTTTGTGGGCTGCAGCTTATGATGCATggaaaaaagggcagggcttcagtcaaaTGCTGTGGCtgacatcctgacttttttgaccctctccccGCAGATACCCCTGGATTAATTCAGTGAGCCATCTTCAGTTAACCATGGATAAGCATGTCACATGAATATagcctacatcagtgtttttcaaccttggcaagtttaagatgtgtggacttcaactcccagaattcctggctggggaattctgggatttgaagtccacacatcttaaacttgccaaggttgaaaaacactggacaaCGTGGTTTCTGTCCTGCAGGGAATCTATCCATCCAGGTGGCCTCTTGCTTTCCTAACTAGCTGTATTCCAAAAAGCTCTGGTTGGATCCACTGTAGAGAAATACATGGATTGGGAAGAGGGTGACGAAACTGCTAGCAGTCAGTCCAGTATCCAGGCATGGTTAGATGCAATGGGGCGTGAGTGAAGAatgcctgtcatgagcactgatggtgagcaggagggggcccctgtccaggggggaaaacgcatgcgtagttctgaggaattaagcagccattcaaagagacacagatcagacccgccttaactttgggggtttatctgtctgggtttttcccacgcttcttcagtttgttaggattttctgtcttatgtagcagtaataaagcactagagacctgttcctcatctcagcgtggttcctggctgttaggacaatacctgCCATAGACTTGCCACCTTGGAAGCAATCAGCATAAATCTAGATTAACATACTCAGCAGGCAGCCGCAGATTCTCTCCTCCCCAGTGTTAGTGGGGCAAGATAGAATGTCAACATCGAAGTACAAAAGTACAGAAGTTTTCAAAGTAGTCTAGGGcaatgtttttcagccttggcaactttcagatgtatggacttcaattcccagaattcctggctggctggggctggctggggaattctgggagttgaaatccacacatctgaaagttgctacgGTTCAGGAAACTGGTCTAGGGCCTTCAACCCTGTGTTGCAAAAACTTGGGCTATTAGATGAGCTAGTTGTCTGGAAAGCCACTCAGAACTCTTCGTAATGTTGGAGCCTGCAGATTTCCTCCGGTGCCTTGCTTGCGAGCCACGCAGCGCAGTGCCACAAGCAgggaaaatgaaagtaaaaatgttTACTGTGGTGGGGCAGAAAATATCTGTTTGAGCTAAAGGGTGTTTCCTTACCTGCCCTTACTGCACAAATAATACATTTACGCAGGAGCTCAAATAGCAGCGCTCCACCTTCCAGGCATGGAGAAAACACAGTTTAATTAGCTTCCCACATCTTTCTTTCTGCCAAGCTGAAAGCTTTGCCAAAACCAGGCAGATGGATATGATATGATTTGGGAACAGCCTGTTAAATAACACACTGTACAGTTGTACAAAACACCCTCAGTATAACCCAGAAAGTGCGCATGTTCCCGACAGCCCTTCCACATTATCAGCATCTCTTGGGGGAACCAGTTTCCCAGCAAATCCAGCATTTCTTTGCTCTTGGTGGCAAAGAATCAAATCAGCCAATTTGTTGGACCCATTCTGTACTTTCAAGGACTGGTCAGTGGGCTTTGACACGATAACAGGTCTTGTTAAAAAGATTATAGCATACCCTGGGAAAataacccaagcctcacacttgTTTGTATCTTTAGAAGCGCGAAAAATTAACTTGAAATCATTAAAGCAAATACTTAATAATTTTTTCCCCATCACCCACTGGCCCAAGTGTAAGTTTATGCACAAGtgactttttttaattgtttgtttgtgcAGCTTTGGGCCTATAAAACAATGCTGCTTAAAAACTCCCTAACCCCAATTATGAAATATACACCTTAGGAAAAGTCACTAATGTTGTTGTCAATTAGACCATAGCCATTTTCACTCCACGTCTTCCCTCCACTGTCAGTTCTTGGTTGTTTCGGGGTTTTTTTGTTCTTATTGGAATACTCTCATTCTGTACTGATACTGTAAACTGTCCTGGGCAATTGTTTTGAATGTTTGGAGCTAAATAAATCCTGTATATTCCAACAATGCTTCCGAGTTATTTGAAGCTGGTTTGTTTCGTTGTTATCATGACCTTTTGGAATTATTGCAcgagatatatttattttattagtttcaTTCTTTAAACTCTGGTTTGTACTTTAAAGAAGGATTCAGCAATGCTTATTGCCATGGAAGGGCCAATGGTGGTCTTCAACTTGGCATTTTCTACAGTGCTCATCCAATACGTTTAGAGAACTGTTTATTGAAATTGTGGACTGACACTCCTGTAGGCCTACAGATTGGAGAATATATTTCATGTAAGATTGCAGTTTAAACTAAAACACGTTAAAACTTGTCGATTGGTGTTAGTTTAATAATTAACTAAAGTAATCCCATTCGAATTCTAGTTAAGAGCTGAAGCATTGAGGGAGGCGCCTTTGGAGTAGATCGAACAAAAGGTTTCATGCCTTCAGGGTATACAGTCCTAATTCTTATTACTGATCGTTGTGCATAATAGAGGGAATTGGTCAGCCAGACCTCTATTTTCCAAGTCTTCAAGAATTATTTTCTAGTTCTTCCATGATCCCCTCTCTGCCTCTCCTGTGAATAAACAGAATTTCTCACTTCCTCGTCTCTTTGAGCAACCGGAAACAAAATCTTACATCCTCTTTCTCACGGggtggcggtggggggggggggagcttgatTGATCAGAAGAAGTCAGTCTATCATTAAGTTAAAACTCAGCATTGAAACAGCATCCAGGGTTTATCCCAATGCTCTGAACACCTTCACCTTCCCAGGGGTGTTTTTAAAATGGCAGATTGCACTGACTTTCTTGCAGAATGCAGgtcctctacagcagtgtttctcgacctcagcaactttaagctgtgtggacttcaactcccgggaTTCCCATGGCTGGCTTGGGGAAtcttgagagttgaagtccacacatcttaaagttgctgaggtcgagaaacactgctctagattagCAACCCAAAATTCCAGGTCATCTCTTGCACAGCCATAAATGGGTGACCAGCTATCATGCTGAGTTTTGCTCCATGCAGCTGCCCTCCAGTTCCCCAGGAGCATCTTCCTGCCCTGGTTACCTACCTTGAGTAAATGCCACCAGTGAAAACAGCACCCAGAGGGCCATGACAGCTGGCTCCTCTTCTCCTGAGGGGGTTGAAGGAAAAGCAGATACTGGAAAAAGGCTTGTCTCAACTGCAAACAGGATGCAATCCGGCTGTGTCAACTCACAAAGAGTGTGTCATCTAGGCATAGGTCCAAGcctgatttggacacttggctcTTGTTAACAAAATCTGTGGCACACCACTGCCCTCTTCAGGACAGGTGAAGGGAAGCAAGAACAGAACTTACCCTATAAGAGCCACTTACAGTGGTTCTAATTGATTCATCAAATGATTGCCTTTGCCTATCAGGAAAACATGGTAATTTGAATGCCTGAAACAAACTTTGTTCTGAAGATGGACCTTGATCATAACAAATTACATCTGAGAACAGAGTCATCTACTCTACGGAGAATCTTGATCCTGAGTGTGTGTCGCTACAGTGCACATACCCCTGAATTGATGGATATGGACAATGGTATGTCAGCTTGCAAGAAGGTCTCTAGATGGGAGATCCAACTTGTATAGAATTGTGGGAGCATGTCTGGGCTAAAACTGGGCTatggttgtgcttgtggcatactggccaaaatgtgctcaAAGTCCAATGTGACaaagccatcagcagacacaaatcacatttacacaccattcaaaagaaacaatgaaaaagctaagaaggaaacaaaaagaccagaacacatcctctccagcagccaacacccagataagcagggattaacaccagtcaaacaatcaggcagaaaacaataccccaaatcaaggaactatcaacgagaaaaccacacccacaccaacactggcagggcaagtggttgggagaagagggaaaacaccccTTTAAAACTGGAACCTGAAGAGGGGAAACACTTTAAAAGTAAAAAGGCTAAAGATAACTTCACGCTGTTTCAACTGTGGACTAGGGATGTGATGAAGGCAACCTCATGAcattttgattgactgattatgtgccatcaattcagTGTCGActtttagcgaccacatagatggattttctccaggaggatctgcccccaacctggtctttcaaatcGTCCAATGGCACACCATCGCTGATGTAGCTGCGTCCATCAACCGTGCTGCTGAATGTTCTcttcctttccacctttcccagcattagaactttctccagagagctgggtcttcacataatgtgtccgaaataGAGTAATTGAGCCTGGTCgtttatgccttgagtgagaccTTTCCATTGATTTGTTCTAGGATCCATTTGTTCATGTTAATGGCTATCCAAAatattctcaggagacttctccaacaTTACatatgttgcctagtctggcaatgaaacgtctgcaagaaaacaacaaggctcagagagcaccaaggactccacacttcaatactctttctaccctgcttcttcaaaatccaactttcggttccatagagtgtcacaaggaaaaccattgcctgcacaatgcATGATGttcataggtatagacacattgcGCCATCTGAAtacagtatcttttccaaggccttaattGCTACTCTACCAACTGCTAGTCATCCTGTATTTCTGGACTGCTGGTTTCTTTAATGTTGATAATTGATCCTAAAATGCACTTCAATATTTGCAGTTTTAAAGTTGGCTGCTGTACCTGTtgttggtcttctttatatttttatttagtcccaattttttcactgtgctccttgtcttttattactagagcttccagatccTTTTCAGTTTCAGCTATTAGAGAAGTGTCGtcagcatagcacagattattgatgtttcttcctccatgtTTAAAACCACACTCTTCCCCTTCTAATCCAGCttctctcaatatatattcagcatacagggtgaataagtaaggggagaggatacagccttgtcacactctgccaacctggagccagtctgctttgccatgttctgtccagactgtggctttCTGCCCTGTACACAGATTTGGCATGAGGATAAtgaggtttggtttggtttggtttggtttgaatatggagttgaaggctTGGGTAAGAATATATGGAATGTTTAGAAAATTGTTCAATGCTTATGGTGACATTAGAGGAGTGTTGCATGGGGATGTAAAGGTCCATgtaccatggagtccttggtgctctctgagcttggttgttttcttgcagatgttccattgcccgactaggtaacatcatcagtgctagaagggagtggggtttgttttctgtttacatacagtagtttgccctaacagagttggtgggagtgtggttttctccctggTCAGGGTATTGGTTTcctcttgattgtttgtctgcttgattgtttgtctccgtGGTCATTCCTTggttggggtattgttttctgcttgattgtccaTCTGGtgctaatcaaggaactgccaaggagagaacaacaccaacaacaacacTGTCAggacaaaatactgtatataaacagagagcaaaccccactcccttctagcactgaagatgttgcctagctgggcaacggaacgtctgcaggcaaacaaccaagctcagagagcaccaaggactccacagttcgaccctgagctacagatcttcTCTTTGATTAGtccatgtacttttgtatgcagctgATGTCATGTTGCTGAGAATTGCTAGATAGATTCTATGATGCAATGAGCAGAATGGACATCAAAATTAATGTCTCAAGGACCAAATCTGTTGTGTTTGACAGGTAAAATAGAGTGAATGATTGTTCATGTAAACCAGCTTTAactaattccttttcttttttcttatttcaggaagctattattatttcttactcctttcctGAGCTTTGCACTGCTGGAAGGTGGGGTGTTATGAGTGTGCATGTGAGCATTCCTAGCAGCAGGAATCTGGCTTGAGCAATGATTACTGAAACAAATTTTATAACAATAGGGGAAAGGAGATTTGTTTGCAGGAAGTACATTATAGAGATAAACAAAACCTAGCATCAAGCTAACCCCATCTTACCAGGAAGAGAGTCAGACAGCATGTGGTCTGTAACAGCCTGCCTGTGAACAAAAGTAGAAGGAAGTGACATCAGATTAGCCACCTCTTGAACAAAGAACAGGGAAAGTGATGGCCAAAAATATACATGAAGTAAACTTTATATCCTACTGCCTTGGTATGGTCAATAGGTCATGAAGTGCTGGAGAGTGAGGACAATTCCAACACCAATTTccttgaaagggaatagcatgatgggtatgttCTCTATGGATGCAGAATTTTGATAAGAACTTGCCTTGTTTATATAACTCTTATCCAGATAATCTGAAGCACGTTTTtagttgattaaataaataaaaaaacagttaATCAATTTTCTATTGCAGCCCTAGATAGGCTGAGTTAGAGAACTGAAAATATCATCCTTCACATGTGCTAAACTAACTTGAGCCTGTAGGGGTAGGCTAAAGTTGAGAATGAAACAAGGCTGGTGAGGAATGCAAAATATAATAAGAAGGATTTTGGGGAGAAATGTCCGAAATAAATGAAAAGTCAAGAGGTTGTTGGTCTGTTGCATGGGGAAGGTGAAGTAGTACTACAGTAATGGGGAACAGAAAGAAGGCAGGGCTGTTTAATACCTTCTCTTCTCTATTTTCACTCAGAAGGAATAAGCCCAACTCCCTATGtaggaggaaagaaagggaatGCAGCTCagcatttataaaaaaaaaataagataagaatccatcttgctgccttaaatgaattcaagtctccagggccagaCAAATCACATTCCAGGATGTTGAAATTGCTGGCATAAGTTGATCTTACACTGTACCCCTTGAAAGCTCTTGGACAACTGATGAGATTCTATGAAACTGGAGATGAGCAAAGATCATTGCAAtattaaaaaatgagaagaggacagcctagaaaatgaaaaaaacaattaCTTTAATGTGTGAATGGGCAAGAGACAAAAACAGATTGTCATGAAGCACTTAGGAAAGAATGTTATCATTATTAGGAGCCAGTCCGGGTTGTCAAGAACAAGTCGTATCCGACTACCCTTATCTCTTTTTTAACCTTAATAGATATAGGGAACTTGGAAATCAACAAAagctacgggagctgcattggttgccagtgtgcttccaggtgcaattcaaggtgctggttgtcacctttaaagcccttcatggcttggggccgggttacctaagggaccgccttcgcccagttgtttctgcccatccaattcgatctagtacattgggtatgttgtgggtcccatcagccagggagtgtcagttggcggaaactagaaggcgggccttctcctctgtagcgcctgccctctggaacatcctccctccagaaattaggatgtccatgaccctgctggcctttcgtaaggctgtgaagacctggctttgtgcccaggcctggggcctcgagcgtgtggatggtcccgtctcttggctgtattaacattcatgcattgctcg contains:
- the CIST1 gene encoding uncharacterized LOC729966 homolog, which codes for MLSDSLPGEEEPAVMALWVLFSLVAFTQGNLSASDNISTTSLLDASTASTITAGTVSDTTQSIADVTSKAASSSIPQPTEATSNTPKTNDSNTSLITMISPTSSKEPLTSQMAEFVNSSTQAGQPSPELQSSLKPGLVVVICIFVSILLIGAVVVLIKCCHPKKPAFKKLDEVPMGKVAEDSPFARYPPK